The Actinomycetota bacterium DNA window CCCCGGTACACGCCGACGGCGAAACATTGCCGTCTAGCACTTCGACGACGTCTAGCACGCTTATGTCTTCGGGAAGTTTCTTGAAGCTAAAGCCGCCTCTGACACCCCGATGGCTGTTTAGGATGCCAGCCTTGCGGAGACTAGAAAATAGCTGCTCGAGAAACTGTAGGGGGATCTCACGCCGCGCAGCGATGTCGGCAATCGGTACCGGTTGCCCTTCATTATGCTGCGCCAGCTCAACAAGGGCCCGGACCGCATACCTGCTCTTTGCTGAAATGTTCATAGGTTCTCCTATATGTCCATAAATTTGATAGGTCTTATTGGATTTATGAATCATAATAGCATGGATAGGAATTGTCAAGATGTTTTCCGGCAATCATTGATATTCTTTATTGGTTCAGCTGATGCGACCGTTTGAACTTATGGAACATACGGCCGACATCGGCGTCCGCGCCTTTGGTTCCTCCGAGAAGGAAGTCTTCCAGAACGCGGCTGCCGGTATGTTCAGCCTCATCGTAGATCCGGGGCTGGTCCGGGACGTTGAGGGATTCAGCGTCAAGGCCGAGGCGGAGGATCATGAGGGACTGCTGGTCGCGTGGCTCAACGAGCTGCTCTATCTCCAGGACAGTCGCGATCTGCTGTTGAAGAGATTTGAAATCGGGAGATTAGGGGAAACCACACTCGAGGCCATGGTCTTTGGCGAGCCTGTCGACCCCGGCCGGCATAAGCTTATGAGCGATATCAAGGCCGCCACCTACCACATGCTCAAACTTGAGCATTCTTCAGGTGGATGGACCGCGGAGGTCATCTTCGATGTCTGATGTGAGGAAGCAGGGCGCACGGCAGATCGCGCATCTGCGCGAAATCAGCCCCTGGTGCTGGGAGATTCCCCAAACCGGAGAAATGCGGGTTCCTGGAAGAGTATTC harbors:
- a CDS encoding archease; the encoded protein is MRPFELMEHTADIGVRAFGSSEKEVFQNAAAGMFSLIVDPGLVRDVEGFSVKAEAEDHEGLLVAWLNELLYLQDSRDLLLKRFEIGRLGETTLEAMVFGEPVDPGRHKLMSDIKAATYHMLKLEHSSGGWTAEVIFDV
- a CDS encoding RrF2 family transcriptional regulator, encoding MNISAKSRYAVRALVELAQHNEGQPVPIADIAARREIPLQFLEQLFSSLRKAGILNSHRGVRGGFSFKKLPEDISVLDVVEVLDGNVSPSACTGGAACNKIDRCIMKDVWFDVKNNLEGVLGAANIADLAYKESLMRERAEEMYYI